A genomic window from Sphingobacterium sp. BN32 includes:
- a CDS encoding aminodeoxychorismate/anthranilate synthase component II has translation MSKPVLVIDNYDSFTYNLVHLLQELNKPYVVVRNDKFELADVEQYDKILLSPGPGIPEEAGLLMDVIRTYAPSKSILGICLGQQAIAEVFGGSLYNMPKPLHGVATSINITDPEEKLFQNFPSDSKIGRYHSWAVEDKTLPNSLKITAVDPAGVIMALSHKEYDVRGMQFHPESILTDNGKILIDNWLKD, from the coding sequence ATGAGCAAGCCAGTTTTAGTAATCGACAATTACGATTCATTCACCTATAATCTCGTTCACCTTTTACAGGAATTGAACAAGCCTTACGTAGTCGTTCGAAACGACAAGTTTGAACTTGCAGACGTAGAACAATACGACAAAATATTACTATCTCCAGGCCCCGGAATTCCTGAGGAAGCCGGTTTGTTGATGGATGTAATCCGCACTTATGCGCCTAGCAAAAGTATCCTGGGCATATGCTTAGGACAACAGGCCATTGCTGAAGTTTTTGGTGGCAGCCTTTACAACATGCCGAAGCCCCTACATGGCGTGGCGACAAGCATTAACATCACCGATCCTGAGGAGAAATTATTCCAGAATTTCCCTTCAGACTCCAAAATCGGGAGATACCATTCTTGGGCAGTAGAGGATAAAACTTTACCCAACTCCTTAAAGATTACAGCGGTGGACCCGGCAGGCGTTATCATGGCATTGTCGCATAAGGAATACGATGTAAGAGGAATGCAATTCCACCCGGAATCAATTTTAACAGACAATGGTAAAATCTTAATTGATAACTGGTTAAAAGATTAA
- a CDS encoding SusD/RagB family nutrient-binding outer membrane lipoprotein — MFKKLLKYTLIGAVLSTGFSSCEKALDINDNPNNPTESTPQLVLPQAIVGTSRLVPTFSTYGGRIMYFANAGGVSGWGNGFLDYNYSTGDNAALWTNTYNVLMDIAYTLKNTEADENLAAYHQAAQVFWVYNFMNLVDTYNDIPYSEAFKGVENLYPKYDKAQDIYADLAARLDKSIAYFKSNATLSQEFTNGDIVFKGNATNWARLANTLKLKLVIKGKGKVTFASEAIDAVGLITDDVQVQPGFAKLDGKQNPMWNTWAYVASGTSVGTWGTQFIPTYFVIGFYDGYKIDDIERAKVTFANGLSVPKNQLGYQEDPPTGVAPSAWVLRPTSGTISATNYRGIGVVKGPTAAQPVVLLAEAKFLAAEAAVRGILSGDAKKLFEEGIAASYTYLNKNEVGTFAGAMSAADYLALYLSENATSPLVNFSLATTEAQKLEAIITQKYIAFNFLFGHEAWNEYRRTGYPSIKGANNTSNYYDTFVSIGSVSTAPDKLPTRLLYPNTESAYNGENVPTVNKFSSKIFWAK; from the coding sequence ATGTTTAAGAAACTTTTAAAATATACACTAATTGGAGCTGTACTAAGTACAGGCTTTAGTTCTTGTGAGAAAGCTTTGGATATTAACGATAACCCAAACAATCCCACAGAATCAACTCCGCAATTGGTTTTGCCACAAGCAATTGTAGGCACTTCACGACTTGTTCCTACTTTTAGCACTTATGGCGGACGCATCATGTACTTTGCAAACGCTGGTGGTGTGAGTGGTTGGGGTAATGGATTTTTAGATTACAACTACTCTACAGGTGATAACGCTGCATTATGGACGAATACTTATAATGTCCTAATGGATATTGCCTATACGCTGAAGAATACGGAAGCGGATGAAAATTTGGCCGCTTATCATCAGGCTGCTCAGGTTTTTTGGGTATATAATTTTATGAATTTAGTGGATACGTATAATGATATTCCTTATAGCGAGGCATTCAAAGGCGTTGAAAACTTATATCCGAAATACGATAAAGCACAAGATATCTACGCTGACTTAGCTGCTCGCTTAGACAAATCGATTGCATACTTCAAATCAAATGCTACATTATCGCAAGAGTTTACCAATGGTGATATTGTATTCAAAGGAAATGCAACAAACTGGGCTAGATTAGCAAACACGTTAAAGCTGAAATTGGTAATCAAAGGAAAAGGGAAAGTAACTTTTGCTAGCGAAGCCATCGATGCGGTAGGTTTAATTACAGACGACGTTCAGGTTCAACCAGGCTTTGCGAAATTGGATGGTAAGCAAAATCCAATGTGGAATACTTGGGCATATGTTGCTAGTGGTACTTCCGTTGGAACATGGGGTACCCAATTTATCCCAACTTACTTCGTTATCGGATTTTACGATGGTTATAAAATTGACGACATCGAGCGTGCAAAGGTGACTTTCGCAAATGGTTTATCAGTTCCTAAAAATCAATTAGGATACCAAGAGGATCCACCGACTGGTGTAGCTCCTTCTGCATGGGTATTGCGCCCAACAAGCGGAACGATCAGCGCGACTAACTACAGAGGTATTGGAGTAGTCAAAGGCCCAACTGCAGCACAACCAGTAGTCTTATTAGCTGAAGCGAAATTCTTAGCTGCTGAAGCTGCTGTACGTGGGATCTTATCAGGTGATGCGAAGAAATTGTTCGAAGAAGGTATTGCTGCTTCATATACGTACTTAAACAAGAACGAAGTTGGAACATTTGCTGGGGCAATGTCAGCAGCAGACTATTTAGCACTTTATTTGAGTGAAAATGCAACATCGCCATTAGTTAACTTTTCGCTTGCGACTACCGAAGCTCAGAAATTAGAGGCAATTATTACGCAAAAGTATATCGCATTCAACTTCTTATTCGGTCATGAGGCTTGGAATGAGTACAGAAGAACTGGGTATCCATCAATCAAGGGTGCTAACAACACTTCTAACTACTATGATACTTTTGTGTCAATTGGGTCTGTTTCTACGGCTCCTGATAAATTACCAACTAGATTATTGTATCCAAATACAGAATCCGCTTACAATGGTGAAAACGTTCCGACGGTGAACAAATTCTCGAGTAAGATTTTCTGGGCAAAATAA
- the trmD gene encoding tRNA (guanosine(37)-N1)-methyltransferase TrmD: MRFDIITVLPDLLQSPFAHSILQRAQKKGIAEIHVHNLRDYSENKQKSVDDYPYGGGSGMVMQIAPFAACIEKLQAERTYDEVIYMTPDGVTLNQDIANSLSTLENVIILCGHYKGIDQRIRDIYVTREISIGDYVLSGGELPAAILVDAIIRLIPGVLSDETSALSDSFQDGLLDAPIYTRPVEWRGHKVPDILLSGHEAKITAWRHEQQLQRTKERRPDLLND; this comes from the coding sequence ATGAGATTTGATATCATTACTGTCCTACCAGACTTACTACAAAGTCCGTTTGCCCATTCTATCTTGCAGAGAGCACAGAAAAAGGGCATTGCAGAAATCCATGTGCACAATCTTCGCGATTACAGTGAAAACAAACAGAAATCTGTAGACGACTATCCCTATGGTGGCGGATCGGGGATGGTGATGCAAATCGCACCATTCGCAGCATGTATCGAAAAATTGCAAGCGGAGCGTACGTACGACGAAGTTATTTATATGACGCCCGATGGTGTTACTTTAAATCAGGATATCGCAAACTCCTTATCTACATTAGAAAATGTCATTATCCTTTGTGGACACTATAAAGGCATCGATCAACGCATCCGAGATATTTATGTAACTCGCGAGATCTCTATTGGAGACTATGTTCTTTCAGGAGGAGAATTGCCGGCAGCAATCCTTGTAGATGCGATCATCCGGTTAATTCCGGGCGTGCTATCGGATGAGACCTCTGCCCTATCGGACTCTTTTCAAGACGGTTTATTGGACGCACCAATATATACTCGACCAGTAGAATGGCGAGGACATAAGGTGCCTGATATCTTATTGAGCGGGCATGAAGCAAAAATTACAGCTTGGCGCCATGAACAACAGCTACAAAGAACAAAAGAAAGGCGCCCAGATTTGCTAAATGATTAA
- a CDS encoding lipopolysaccharide biosynthesis protein: MSVVKKFISDTAIYGLTTILSRMLSFLMTPLLTKKFATAVYGVFTNLYAYASMINAILAFGMETTYFRYLQKVEGDKQKVFDTSFFVTIVSSALFVLTVLTFANPIGSWLSNGQNVAEYVTFVKYFAVILAADALAVVPFAKLRAEGRPIKYGAIKIANILIYVFFILFFLYFLPYLTSEYTSWREFASGWFREGWLGNVFIANLIASVVTLVMLIPQMISFRFRVEGALVKQMLSYTFPILIANISFIINENLDKMMLPRLIPGERGDSELGIYGAVAKIAVFLNLFVTAFRLGAEPFFFSYSKNENARKTYAMIMEYFIIAMLVVMVGICANIDWLKHFIPSKEGGEQNYWSGLFIVPVLLLNYVLLGIYMNLSVWYKLSDQTRYALYISGIGALATIILNFALIPTYSYVGAAISTTITYLLMVTLSYVWGQKNYSIPYNLKKISVYMFLGVGIAFAAFHLHFWIGNLLFIVFLAAVAYLEKNTLLRVLRRR, from the coding sequence GTGTCGGTAGTAAAGAAATTTATAAGCGATACGGCGATATATGGTCTCACCACCATATTATCCCGTATGCTTAGTTTTTTAATGACCCCACTGCTGACCAAAAAGTTTGCAACAGCAGTTTACGGCGTTTTTACCAATCTATATGCCTACGCTTCCATGATCAATGCGATTCTCGCATTCGGAATGGAAACCACCTATTTCCGCTACCTGCAGAAAGTGGAAGGCGACAAGCAAAAAGTCTTTGATACCAGTTTCTTCGTTACGATAGTAAGTAGTGCGCTGTTTGTGCTCACGGTTTTAACGTTTGCTAACCCAATTGGGTCCTGGCTGAGCAATGGGCAGAATGTAGCCGAATATGTCACTTTCGTAAAATATTTTGCGGTAATCCTTGCTGCTGATGCACTTGCGGTAGTGCCCTTTGCCAAGCTCCGTGCGGAAGGTAGACCCATCAAATACGGTGCAATCAAGATTGCGAACATCCTGATCTACGTCTTTTTTATCCTGTTTTTCCTTTACTTCTTGCCCTATCTAACGAGCGAATATACGTCCTGGAGAGAGTTTGCTTCGGGCTGGTTTCGTGAAGGATGGCTGGGCAATGTGTTCATAGCAAACCTGATCGCATCCGTCGTTACGCTCGTGATGCTGATTCCGCAGATGATCAGTTTCCGATTCCGCGTAGAGGGCGCATTGGTGAAACAGATGTTAAGCTATACATTTCCGATCCTGATTGCGAATATCTCCTTTATTATCAATGAGAATTTAGATAAGATGATGTTGCCTCGCCTAATTCCCGGCGAACGGGGAGATAGTGAACTCGGAATCTATGGCGCTGTCGCTAAAATTGCCGTATTCCTCAATCTGTTTGTCACGGCCTTTCGACTAGGCGCTGAGCCTTTCTTTTTCAGTTATTCCAAAAACGAGAACGCCAGGAAAACCTACGCCATGATTATGGAGTATTTTATCATAGCGATGCTGGTCGTGATGGTGGGGATTTGTGCGAATATTGATTGGTTAAAGCATTTCATTCCGAGCAAAGAGGGGGGTGAACAGAATTATTGGTCGGGACTCTTCATTGTTCCGGTATTGCTCCTGAACTACGTTCTGTTGGGCATATACATGAATTTATCGGTATGGTACAAGCTGTCGGATCAGACAAGATATGCGCTTTATATCTCCGGGATTGGTGCCTTAGCGACCATTATATTGAACTTTGCCCTTATTCCAACCTATTCTTATGTAGGTGCTGCCATATCCACGACCATTACCTATTTGTTGATGGTCACGCTATCCTATGTATGGGGTCAGAAGAACTACAGCATACCCTACAACTTGAAGAAAATCAGCGTTTATATGTTCTTGGGCGTAGGAATCGCTTTTGCAGCATTCCATCTGCATTTTTGGATCGGAAACCTGTTGTTTATAGTATTCCTAGCTGCAGTAGCCTACTTGGAAAAGAATACCTTGTTGAGGGTTTTGCGCAGGCGATAA
- a CDS encoding SusC/RagA family TonB-linked outer membrane protein, with protein MKQKLLSIFLLCTLFVGVSYAQNRQVRGKVTSAADGTPISGASVLVQGTSVGTQTDGEGNYQLSVANGATLVYSYIGFETKTVSVGSQSTINVSLVSNENTLDEIVVTGAGLSATKRSLGAAQTTIKADDLQKAKPTNVVTGLTGKVAGLTVQGVGSGVNPNYRVILRGMRSLTGNNQALIVIDNVISPSSMLGNLNPDDVEDITVLNGASAAALYGSQASNGALVIKTKRGAASQGMEVTLENTTTFEDVVFLPGVQKRFGSGYAAHMPGYVSYENQQYGPAFDGSEVIIGEALQDGTIQKGKYSWTGDKDNFWETGVANMTNLSVASKHDKSSFRFSGQYLKSTGTVPYDKYNRASARVNGQRELHEMLNISYTAYYAQNRYDQTSANATIYDNVLQSPGHIPLLSYKDWENNPFGNPNGYYNAYYNNPYFVAANNRQNIRNDYFMGNTQLDFKPLEWLDFTGRVGMTTANQSYKYHTGRFIFTPYAAGLHSGTYKASNILGSVTDAFNYTTNIVSDFIAHATHTNGDFKLDYTALFQYVQNQNSGMSASVNGLVLDDLYNLGNSVNPPSAGQANYLARVFGVSGKVDVAYKNYLFLSFTGRNDWVSILDPNNRSFFYPGVTASFVLTDAIEGLQDLSYLNFFKLRGSWSKVGQVNVGNYINFGAYSLLPTFTQGSGYPYNGVGGFTLENQIPQKGLKPEITRSFEVGFESSWLDNRISAEATYFNNRTVDNTVPTNVSITSGYEKYLLNAGITSGKGLESRLTVTPIRNQDWNLTVGGNFTYIDNRVEELAAGLDKLALATYGGTTGSYAIAGEKFPVLMGYGYNRDPEGRIIVDKITGYPTASEQLINMGAALPTHTLGLNLSLSWKDLSFYTSAEYRTGNYIFNNGGSSFDFSGAGINTVAYDRERFVIPNSSYWDEASNSYVANTNITVYDGGSSYWTMGPPRTDIDETYVTSAAFWKIREMSVTYNVPKTFLARQKVIKAARVSAQGRNLFLWTPSTNVYTDPEYSDGNGASNGNAIGLTGLSQTPPSRYLGFSVMLTF; from the coding sequence ATGAAACAAAAATTACTCAGTATTTTTTTGCTGTGTACTTTATTCGTAGGGGTATCGTATGCGCAAAATCGGCAAGTGAGGGGTAAAGTAACATCAGCAGCTGATGGCACACCTATCAGCGGAGCGTCGGTTTTAGTTCAAGGAACGAGCGTCGGAACGCAAACTGATGGCGAAGGTAATTACCAACTCTCTGTCGCAAATGGAGCGACCTTAGTTTATAGCTACATTGGCTTCGAAACTAAGACTGTGTCGGTCGGTTCACAATCAACCATCAACGTTTCTTTAGTAAGTAATGAGAACACTTTGGATGAAATTGTGGTTACGGGTGCCGGTTTATCAGCAACAAAGCGTTCCTTAGGAGCAGCCCAAACGACGATCAAAGCAGACGATCTTCAGAAAGCTAAGCCTACAAACGTTGTAACTGGTTTGACTGGTAAAGTAGCTGGTTTAACAGTGCAAGGTGTTGGTTCGGGAGTTAACCCTAACTACCGTGTGATTTTACGTGGTATGCGTTCATTGACTGGTAACAACCAAGCCTTGATCGTTATTGACAACGTTATTTCACCTTCATCAATGTTAGGAAACTTAAACCCTGATGACGTTGAGGATATTACCGTGTTAAACGGTGCTTCTGCAGCGGCATTATATGGTTCTCAAGCGTCCAACGGTGCCTTGGTTATTAAAACCAAAAGAGGTGCAGCTTCGCAAGGAATGGAAGTAACCCTTGAGAATACAACAACTTTTGAAGATGTCGTGTTCTTGCCAGGCGTTCAAAAACGTTTCGGTTCGGGTTATGCTGCGCATATGCCGGGCTATGTGTCTTACGAAAACCAACAATACGGTCCTGCATTCGACGGATCAGAGGTTATTATTGGTGAGGCTTTGCAAGATGGCACGATTCAAAAAGGTAAGTACTCTTGGACTGGTGATAAAGACAATTTCTGGGAAACTGGTGTTGCGAATATGACCAACCTTTCTGTGGCTTCTAAACATGATAAGAGCTCATTCCGTTTCTCGGGACAATACTTAAAATCTACAGGTACAGTGCCATACGATAAATATAACAGAGCATCTGCGCGTGTAAATGGCCAAAGAGAACTTCACGAAATGTTGAATATCTCTTATACAGCTTACTATGCTCAAAATCGTTACGATCAAACATCTGCAAATGCTACGATCTACGACAATGTGCTACAATCTCCGGGACATATTCCATTGCTTTCTTATAAAGACTGGGAAAATAATCCTTTTGGTAATCCGAATGGTTACTACAATGCGTATTACAACAACCCTTACTTCGTAGCAGCGAATAACCGTCAAAATATCAGAAATGATTATTTTATGGGAAATACGCAATTAGATTTCAAACCTTTAGAGTGGTTAGATTTCACCGGTCGTGTGGGTATGACAACTGCGAACCAATCATATAAATACCATACAGGTAGATTTATATTCACTCCGTATGCGGCAGGTTTGCATTCTGGAACATATAAAGCATCAAATATCTTAGGATCTGTTACGGATGCATTCAACTATACAACAAACATCGTTTCTGATTTCATCGCGCATGCTACACATACAAACGGTGATTTCAAATTAGATTATACGGCATTATTCCAATACGTTCAAAATCAAAACTCAGGCATGTCAGCTTCAGTTAATGGTTTGGTATTGGATGATCTTTACAATCTTGGAAATAGTGTGAACCCGCCAAGCGCAGGTCAAGCTAACTATTTAGCACGCGTTTTCGGTGTGTCTGGTAAAGTAGATGTTGCTTATAAGAATTATTTATTCTTAAGTTTCACAGGAAGAAATGACTGGGTGTCGATCTTAGATCCTAACAACCGTTCATTCTTCTATCCTGGTGTAACAGCTTCATTCGTATTAACTGATGCAATCGAAGGCTTACAGGACTTAAGTTATTTGAACTTCTTCAAATTACGTGGAAGCTGGTCTAAAGTTGGCCAGGTGAACGTTGGTAATTATATAAACTTTGGTGCATATAGTTTATTACCTACATTCACCCAAGGATCTGGATATCCGTATAATGGAGTAGGTGGTTTTACTTTAGAAAATCAAATCCCTCAAAAAGGCCTAAAACCGGAGATTACAAGATCGTTTGAGGTTGGTTTCGAATCTTCATGGTTAGATAATAGAATCTCTGCTGAAGCAACTTACTTCAACAACAGAACAGTAGATAATACGGTTCCAACAAACGTTTCAATTACATCAGGCTATGAAAAATACCTTTTGAATGCTGGTATCACATCAGGAAAAGGTTTAGAGAGCCGTTTAACAGTAACGCCTATTCGTAATCAGGATTGGAACTTAACGGTAGGTGGAAACTTTACATATATCGATAACCGCGTAGAAGAATTAGCTGCAGGTTTAGATAAACTTGCTTTAGCAACATACGGAGGAACAACTGGTTCATACGCGATTGCTGGTGAAAAATTCCCTGTACTTATGGGATATGGTTACAACAGAGATCCAGAAGGTAGAATCATTGTTGACAAGATTACAGGTTATCCTACTGCTAGCGAGCAATTGATCAACATGGGTGCTGCATTGCCTACGCATACCTTAGGATTGAATTTATCATTGTCGTGGAAAGACTTATCATTCTACACAAGTGCTGAATACCGTACTGGAAACTATATTTTCAACAACGGTGGTAGCTCATTCGACTTCTCAGGCGCAGGTATCAATACAGTTGCTTACGATCGCGAGCGTTTCGTTATTCCTAATTCATCATATTGGGATGAAGCGTCAAATTCTTACGTGGCAAACACGAATATTACTGTTTATGATGGTGGTTCAAGCTACTGGACGATGGGCCCTCCAAGAACAGACATCGATGAAACTTATGTAACATCGGCTGCATTCTGGAAAATCAGAGAGATGTCTGTGACTTATAATGTTCCGAAAACATTCTTAGCGAGACAGAAAGTTATCAAGGCTGCTCGTGTAAGTGCGCAAGGAAGAAACTTATTCCTTTGGACTCCATCTACTAACGTTTATACAGATCCTGAATATTCAGATGGCAACGGTGCATCTAACGGAAATGCGATTGGTTTGACAGGTTTGTCACAAACTCCTCCTTCACGTTACTTGGGCTTCTCTGTAATGTTAACTTTTTAA
- a CDS encoding anthranilate synthase component I family protein, translating into MSYIFKTNHKNILADTTTPVSMYLRLRDTFPNSLLLESSEYHSRDNNISYICCQPVAGIVLEGKTLNISLPDGQKISKNAEGLNLREEVSNFRKSFQSENAPEVNVISNGIFGYFTFDAVNYFEDIKLTTPPHPEKDIPTLQYHVYKFVIAIDHFRNQLHIFENILDSESSELDRLQFLIQNKNFPEYTFQKKGAETSNMSDEDFKNLVLKMKEHIQRGDVFQIVPSRGFKTPFSGDEFNVYRALRSINPSPYLFYFDYGDFKLFGSSPEAQLTIKKDVASIYPIAGTFKRTGNMEQDEKIAEELKNDPKESAEHVMLVDLARNDLSRHCTQVEVNSYKEAQYYSHVIHLVSKVSGKLNPDANPFDVVGDTFPAGTLSGAPKHMALTLIDRYEGFQRSFYSGAIGYMGFNGDFNHAIMIRSFLSKQNNLHYQAGAGIVLDSDPEKELQEVNNKISALRRALELAETI; encoded by the coding sequence ATGAGCTATATTTTTAAAACGAATCATAAAAACATCCTCGCAGACACGACGACGCCTGTGAGCATGTACTTAAGACTTCGTGATACTTTCCCGAACAGCCTATTGCTGGAGAGTTCAGAATATCACAGCCGCGACAACAACATCAGTTACATCTGCTGTCAACCAGTCGCTGGCATCGTCCTAGAAGGCAAAACCCTGAACATTTCCCTTCCCGACGGGCAGAAAATCAGCAAAAATGCGGAAGGGCTTAACTTACGCGAAGAAGTATCCAACTTCAGAAAATCCTTCCAATCAGAGAATGCTCCTGAGGTAAACGTCATTTCCAACGGAATATTCGGCTATTTCACCTTCGATGCCGTTAATTATTTCGAAGACATCAAGTTAACCACGCCCCCACATCCTGAAAAAGATATCCCCACTCTTCAATATCACGTCTATAAATTTGTTATCGCTATAGATCACTTCAGAAACCAACTGCACATCTTCGAAAATATATTAGACAGCGAAAGCAGTGAGCTAGACCGTCTACAATTTCTTATTCAAAACAAGAATTTCCCGGAATATACCTTCCAAAAGAAAGGTGCAGAAACGTCCAACATGAGCGACGAGGATTTCAAAAACCTGGTATTGAAGATGAAAGAGCATATTCAACGTGGCGATGTTTTCCAAATCGTTCCTTCGCGAGGGTTCAAAACGCCGTTCTCCGGCGATGAATTCAACGTATATCGCGCCCTGCGTTCAATCAATCCTTCTCCGTACCTCTTCTATTTCGATTATGGCGATTTCAAGCTATTCGGGTCATCTCCCGAAGCCCAATTGACCATCAAAAAAGATGTAGCAAGCATCTACCCGATTGCCGGAACCTTCAAACGTACAGGCAATATGGAACAGGACGAAAAGATTGCTGAAGAGTTGAAGAACGACCCGAAAGAATCTGCAGAACATGTGATGTTGGTTGACTTGGCACGAAACGACCTTAGTCGCCACTGCACCCAAGTGGAAGTGAACTCTTATAAAGAAGCACAATACTATTCCCATGTCATCCACCTGGTATCCAAGGTCAGCGGCAAGTTGAATCCCGACGCTAATCCATTCGACGTCGTAGGCGATACTTTCCCTGCAGGCACCTTATCCGGCGCGCCAAAACATATGGCGTTGACACTGATCGACCGTTATGAAGGATTCCAACGCTCCTTTTACTCGGGCGCCATTGGCTATATGGGATTTAATGGCGACTTTAACCATGCCATTATGATCCGCTCCTTTCTGAGCAAGCAGAACAACCTGCACTATCAAGCTGGAGCCGGCATCGTATTGGATTCGGATCCCGAAAAAGAATTACAAGAAGTAAACAATAAAATATCGGCCCTTCGCAGAGCCTTAGAATTAGCGGAAACTATTTAA
- the trpC gene encoding indole-3-glycerol phosphate synthase TrpC, with translation MTILDKIVERKKEEVAEAKAKVTNDELKSYPLFNRTCYNLRESILHPERSGIIAEYKRASPSKGLINGRNSVQEVVKGYQDAGASAISVLTDKDFFQGDLQDLTAAREVLQIPLLRKEFIVDEYQITEAKAYGADIILLIAACLSKEEIQNLASYAKTLGLNVLLEVHNEEELNKSLFDTIDAIGVNNRNLKDFVVSLDHSYDLVNTIPNQYIKVSESGISDPHTINELKKAGFQAFLIGENFMKTENPMLAIQEFTEQVKQG, from the coding sequence ATGACCATACTAGATAAAATAGTTGAACGAAAAAAAGAGGAAGTTGCAGAAGCCAAAGCAAAAGTAACGAATGATGAGCTAAAATCTTATCCGCTATTTAACCGAACATGCTACAACCTACGCGAGTCCATCTTGCATCCGGAAAGATCAGGAATTATTGCCGAATATAAACGTGCATCCCCATCCAAGGGCTTGATAAACGGTCGCAATTCAGTACAGGAAGTTGTAAAAGGTTACCAAGATGCCGGAGCATCAGCAATCTCGGTATTAACCGACAAAGACTTCTTTCAGGGCGACCTACAAGATTTGACCGCAGCGCGCGAAGTCCTTCAAATCCCCCTATTGCGCAAGGAGTTTATTGTAGACGAATACCAGATTACCGAAGCAAAGGCCTATGGCGCCGATATCATCCTATTGATAGCTGCCTGCCTGAGCAAAGAGGAGATTCAAAACCTCGCTAGCTATGCAAAAACACTAGGCCTCAATGTACTTTTGGAAGTGCATAATGAAGAGGAGTTAAACAAAAGTCTATTCGACACGATCGACGCTATTGGCGTTAATAACCGTAATCTGAAAGATTTTGTCGTTTCCCTGGACCACTCCTATGATTTGGTGAACACGATTCCGAACCAATATATCAAAGTTTCCGAAAGTGGAATCTCAGACCCTCATACCATCAATGAATTGAAGAAAGCAGGGTTCCAGGCATTCCTGATTGGCGAAAACTTTATGAAAACAGAAAACCCGATGTTGGCAATTCAGGAGTTTACAGAACAAGTTAAGCAGGGCTAG
- the dusB gene encoding tRNA dihydrouridine synthase DusB: MSVKIGEHIDLGEFPLLLAPMEDVSDPPFRFVCKQNGVDMMYTEFISSEGLIRDAAKSRQKLDIFEYERPIGIQIFGSDIEHMRQSAEICSAANPDLIDINYGCPVKNVACRGAGASLLQDIDKMVAMTKAVVEATHLPVTVKTRLGWDDSTKNVYEVAERLQDIGIKALSIHGRTRAQMYKGQADWSMIRDVKRNPRIKIPIFGNGDVDSVDKAAAWRQEYEVDGIMIGRASIGYPWIFREVKHFFETGERLEGPTVAERVEVCRTHLTKSIEWKGDKTGIFEMRRHYANYFKGIPNFKEYRMRLVELMKYDEIIEVLEEIKHNFAEEVA; the protein is encoded by the coding sequence ATGTCAGTAAAGATTGGTGAACATATTGATTTAGGGGAATTTCCATTGTTGCTTGCACCGATGGAAGATGTGAGCGATCCACCGTTCCGTTTTGTGTGTAAACAAAATGGGGTTGATATGATGTATACGGAGTTCATCTCTTCGGAGGGATTGATCCGTGATGCGGCGAAGTCGAGACAGAAGTTGGATATTTTCGAATACGAGCGACCTATCGGGATACAGATTTTCGGATCGGATATTGAGCACATGCGTCAATCTGCCGAAATCTGTTCAGCGGCGAATCCGGATCTGATCGATATTAACTATGGTTGTCCGGTAAAGAATGTGGCATGCCGTGGTGCTGGCGCCAGTTTATTGCAAGACATCGATAAGATGGTGGCGATGACCAAAGCCGTTGTTGAGGCTACGCATCTTCCGGTTACTGTAAAAACACGCTTGGGATGGGACGACAGTACGAAGAACGTGTATGAAGTTGCAGAGCGACTTCAGGATATTGGTATAAAAGCCTTATCTATTCACGGTAGAACGCGGGCGCAGATGTATAAAGGCCAGGCAGACTGGTCGATGATTCGCGATGTAAAGCGCAATCCGCGCATCAAGATTCCTATATTCGGAAACGGAGATGTAGATTCTGTGGATAAAGCAGCCGCTTGGCGTCAGGAATATGAGGTGGACGGCATTATGATCGGTCGTGCATCCATCGGTTACCCTTGGATTTTCCGCGAGGTGAAGCACTTTTTCGAAACAGGTGAGCGATTAGAAGGGCCAACCGTTGCTGAACGTGTTGAAGTGTGCCGCACACACCTGACAAAGTCAATCGAATGGAAAGGCGATAAGACGGGCATCTTCGAAATGAGAAGGCATTATGCCAACTATTTCAAAGGTATCCCTAACTTTAAAGAGTACAGAATGAGACTGGTAGAGCTAATGAAGTATGATGAAATCATCGAAGTCTTAGAAGAAATAAAGCATAATTTTGCTGAGGAAGTCGCTTAA